A window of Bacteroidota bacterium genomic DNA:
TTCAGGGCGATTTTATTCTGTTTTTTAGTGGTATTTACTTTTTAATTATCAAATATGATGTAGAATTTGTTTTGAAAATATATGATCCCGCAGGAAGCATTTCTATATTCAATATCATAGTATCAGAATTGATTTTGCCTTGCATAACCTTTTTGCCAATCGCATCCAGAATAAAAAACTCCTGATTCTGGTTTCCATTTAAGATCCGGATACTATTTTCAGCTGGGTTTGGATAGATTGAGATCTGTGAAGAATAGTTTTCTTCAATTCCTACAGGACAATCGATAACATCCAGGGTCACACCCGGGCCTTCAATATAGTTTGGACATAAACTTGGTGCACCTGTTACGTAATAGTTGCCGGGTTCAGTAACAGTTAAAACAGTTGTATTGATTCCCGGAATCGTATCACCATCTTCATACCATGTAATATTTGTATCATAAGGCAGTAGGACTTCAAAGTACATAGTATCTCCCGGACAAAGAACAGATTCACCTAGTGGTCCTATCGTAAAATCTCCTGATGACGCTACTGTAAATCCTGCAAAGGCATAGCCGTCAATTCGGATTTTGTGCAAAAGTCGTTGATCCAATTAATAGAAGAAGCAAGGTGTAAAGTTTTCTCATAAATATATTCTTTTTGCAAATTTAAATATTTACTTCAATTTGAAGCAAATTCGGTGAAGTTTCATTTTTGTGTACTCAA
This region includes:
- a CDS encoding T9SS type A sorting domain-containing protein; its protein translation is MHKIRIDGYAFAGFTVASSGDFTIGPLGESVLCPGDTMYFEVLLPYDTNITWYEDGDTIPGINTTVLTVTEPGNYYVTGAPSLCPNYIEGPGVTLDVIDCPVGIEENYSSQISIYPNPAENSIRILNGNQNQEFFILDAIGKKVMQGKINSDTMILNIEMLPAGSYIFKTNSTSYLIIKK